A DNA window from Terriglobales bacterium contains the following coding sequences:
- a CDS encoding tyrosine-type recombinase/integrase: MRKRKAKLNYGRIVLRLPDLDHSKMAVLNSLTSPGSRRVYQFAINQFITWYCSEPRLAFNRIVVVRYRMYLESRRLAANTINQQLAAVRRLAHEAADAGLLSPDLAAGISRVKGVKQLGQRSGNWLSLEQSSQVLNRARGDLMREKRDYAMLALLFGCGLRRSELVGLEMSDVQQRQEHWAIVDLIGKGGHIRTVPIPEWTKRALDEWTVAAGIRDGKIFEE, encoded by the coding sequence ATGCGAAAGCGAAAAGCCAAACTGAACTATGGTCGGATCGTACTCCGACTCCCCGACCTCGACCATTCTAAAATGGCCGTGCTCAACAGCCTCACATCGCCGGGTTCGCGCCGGGTCTATCAGTTTGCGATCAATCAGTTCATCACCTGGTACTGCTCCGAACCGCGCTTGGCATTCAATCGCATCGTGGTGGTGCGCTACCGCATGTACCTGGAATCCCGTAGGCTCGCGGCCAACACCATCAATCAGCAACTGGCCGCCGTGCGGCGGCTGGCGCACGAGGCCGCAGACGCCGGGCTGCTGAGTCCAGACCTGGCAGCCGGGATCAGTCGAGTCAAAGGCGTGAAGCAGCTCGGGCAGCGCTCGGGCAACTGGCTGAGCCTGGAGCAAAGCTCGCAGGTGCTGAACCGCGCCCGAGGCGACCTCATGCGTGAGAAACGCGACTATGCCATGCTCGCGTTGCTTTTCGGTTGTGGACTCCGCCGATCCGAGCTGGTCGGGTTGGAGATGAGCGATGTGCAACAACGGCAGGAGCACTGGGCCATCGTGGATTTAATCGGCAAGGGCGGGCACATTCGCACGGTTCCCATCCCGGAATGGACGAAGCGAGCGCTCGACGAGTGGACGGTGGCTGCCGGGATCAGGGACGGAAAGATTTTCGAAGAGTGA